The Hymenobacter sp. DG25A nucleotide sequence CATGAAGCGCAGATAATCCATCATTCCGGCCCGGACCGGGGCCGGAAACCAGGGTAAATCCTCAAATTCGAATAGCTGAAGGCGAAGGCGCACGGGCAGAGAAAAGCTGAACAGGCAAATAACGGATTCCCGCGCACATTGAACGCGCTGACTACCTTACGGCCGTTCCGCAGAGTTAGCGCACCGCTGAGCCGCTGCTAACTGGTATATTTGCTTTCCCAACGTCAGGCATTGGTTCTGTCTTGGTCCCAACACGCGCTGCATGTCCGCTTCCAATTCGTCTAAATCCCCTGCTCAAACAGTTCCCCGGCGGCGCTGGCCCAATATTCTGACCCGTGCTATCTGGGGTGCGTTTGTGGTCGGGCTGGGGGTGTTTCTGCTGTATCCTATTCTGGTCAGTACCAACTTTCTGTTCCTTTTTGGCAAGTCGCCGAGCCTGGAGGAGTTGGAAAACCCCAAAGTGGAGCAAGCCTCGGAGCTGTATACTTCTGATGGGGTAATGATAGGCCGGTACTTTCGCGAAAACCGCGTGCCCGTGCCCTACAGCAAAATGTCGCCCATGCTCGTGAAGGCCCTCATTGCCACCGAGGACGTGCGCTACTATAAGCACTCCGGCATTGATGCCCAGGCACTGCTGGGAACAGTATATGCCGTGGTGCAGGGAGATAAGCGTGGGGGCAGCACCATTACGCAGCAGTTGGCCAAAAACCTGTACAAAACCCGCCGCGGCGAAACGCGCGGACTGCTGGGCTATATTCCGGTTGTAAGCACCGTCATCAGCAAAACCAAGGAATGGCTGACGGCTGTGGAGCTGGAAAAGCGCTACACCAAGGAAGAAATTCTGCGGATGTACCTCAATACCGTGGACTACGGCTCCAGCTCCTTCGGCATTAAAGTAGCCGCCAAAACGTTCTTCAGCACCTCGCCCGATAGCCTCAAGCCCGAAGAAGCAGCCATGCTGATCGGGGCCGTAAATGCACCTACTACCTACAATGCCCGCTTTCACCCCGAGGCCGCCCTGCGCCGCCGCAATCTGGTGCTGGAGCGCATGGGCCAGGCTGGCTACCTCTCCGCTGATAGTGTAAAAATGCTGCAGCAGCGGCCCATTTCGCTACGATACCAGGTAGAGCGGCACGTAGACGGGCCGGAAAATTATTTCCGCGGGGCTGTGAGTCAGTTTGTAAATAAATGGTGCGAGAAGAACGGCTACGATATGTACCGCGACGGCCTAAAGATTTACACCACCATCGACTCCCGCATGCAGGCCCACGCCGAAGAGGCCCTGCAGAGCCGCATGAAGGCCCTGCAGCGCTCCTTCGATAACTTCTGGCGCAACCGGGGCTCCAACCCCTGGGTGGATGAGGATGGCAAGGAGATTCCCAACTTCATCGAAAACCAGATGAAGCGCACCGACCAGTACAAGCTACTGGCCGCCCGCTACAAAGGCCGCCCTGATCTGCTGGACTCCGCCCTGCACCACAAGCGCCCCATGAAGGTATTTACCTGGAAGGGCGACGGTGACACCACGCTGGTGCTTTCCCCGCTCGACTCGCTGGCGTACTACAAGCACTTCCTGCACGCGGGCATGATGACCATGGACCCCTTCAGCGGGCACGTGAAGGCTTGGGTGGGCGGCATCAACTTCCGCTTCTTTAAGTACGACCACGTGAAGCAGGGCAAGCGCCAGGCCGGCTCCACTTTCAAGCCCTTCGTGTATCTCACCGCCATTGATAATGGCTACTCGCCCTGCGACCGTATCCGGGACCAGCACGTGACCATCAAGTACGTGGAAAACGGCCAGGACATGGAGTGGAAGCCCGATAACGTAACGCGCGAGTACACCGGCATCAACATGACGTTACGTACCGCCATGGCCCGTTCCATTAACTCCGTCACAGCTCAGCTAACAGAATTGGTGGGCTGGGAAAACGTGGTAAAATATGCCCATAAAGTGGGTATACAAAGCACGTTGCTGCCCGTGCCCAGCATAGGCCTGGGCTCGGCCGGTGATGTGAATGTGTATGAGATGGTGGGGGCTTACAGCACCTTCGTGAATACCGGCTTCCGCACCGAGCCCATGTACATTACGCGCATCGAGGACCGCAACGGCAACGTCATCAAGCAGTTTGACCCCGTGCAGAAACGCGTGATTCCGGCCGAAACGGCCTGGCTGATGCTCTATATGCTGCGCGGCGGCATGGACGAGCCCGGTGGAACCTCGCAGGGGCTTTGGGATTATGAGCTCTGGAAAAAGAACAACCAGATAGGCGGCAAAACCGGTACCACCTCCAACTATTCCGATGGCTGGTACATGGGCGTCACCAAAGACCTGGTAACCGGCGTGTGGGTGGGCGGCGAAGACCGCAGCATCCACTTCTTCCGCTCGCAACAGGGCGAAGGCGGCCGCATGGCCCTGCCCATCTTTGGCACCTACATGGAAAAGCTCTACCAGGACCGGAACCTGGACATCACCATGGGACCTTTCCCCAAGCCTACCGTCAAGATTTCCAAGAAGTACGTTTGCTATACCGAGGAGCCCCGCCCCAAACGCGCCGAGCCGGTGGACAGCATTGTGGTAGACAACCTGCTGGAGCAAATAAACAGCGGGGCAGTGGCCGTGCCGGATAGCTTATAGGCAGCAGCTTCCGCAAAAGCAAAAAGCCCTGGACGTTGAGCTAACGTCCGGGGCTTTTTAATTCTAGTTGGATGGGCGGCTAAAGATTTTCAGCCGGGAATCTATTCATCCTCGCCGTAAAACGACTCCAGGGCTTCATGCAGATGCGGGTACTCAAAAGTGAAGCCTTCGTGCAGGATTTTCTCCGCGCTAACCCGCTGCGAGGCCAGCACAATTTCACTCATTTCGCCCATCATCAGCTTCAGGCCAAACTCGGGCACTTTGGGCAGCACCAGCGGCCGGTGCATGACGTCGGCCAGCATCTGGGTGAATTCCTTGTTGCGCACCGGGTTAGGCGCTACGGCATTGTAGGTGCCCTCCCAATGGCCTTCCTCCATCATCTGAATAATCAGGCGGCAAAGGTCATCTAGGTGAATCCAGGACATAAACTGCTGGCCCGAGCCCAGCGGCGCGCCGGCCATGAGCTTCACGGGCCGGGCCATAGACGGCAGGGCACCGCCCTGGTCGCTTAGCACAATGCCAATGCGCGAAATAACGGTCCGCACGCCCAGCGTAGCCGCCTGCTCGGCGGCCAGTTCCCACTGGTGGGCCACATCAGCCAGAAAGTCTTTGGAAGAGGCCGGGGGCGTTTCTTCGTTTACAATTTTGTCGCCGGCATCACCATAGATACCAATAGCAGAGGCGGAGATAAATGCCCGCACATGGTTGGGCCGCTCGCGCAGCTCCCGTACCAGCAGGTTGGTGCCGCCCAGGCGGCTTTCCATAATATCGCGCTTGCGCTCATCCGTCCACTTTCCATCCGAAACGCTGGAGCCGGCCAGATTAATGATATAGTCGGCGTAGGGAACGGCGGCTTCGTCGATGGTTTTGGCGCGCAAATCCCAGCGGAAGCGCCGGTAGTGCGAGGCGCCGCTCTGGCGACTCACATGGGCCACGTCATAGCCCGCGTCAATCAGCATTTCGCTTAGGCGCGTGCCAATCAGACCAGTGCCGCCCGCAATGAGAACTTTGCGGGCCGATTCATTTGTGCTATTAGGCATGGGCCGGAAGCTGGGTAGGAAATTGGGCGCGCAAGCTACAACCAAAAACCTACTTGGCGTATTTCTTATTTACCGATGAGACGCAGAAACTCAGTCCGATAGTGTTCCTGCTGCAAGAAAATGCCGGAGTATTCGGCCGTAATGGTGCTGCTGCTGGTATCGTTCACCCCCCGGCTCATCACGCACAAGTGGTCGGCTTCAATCAGCACCGCCACATCATTGGTATGCAGGGCGTGCTTTAGCTCCTCGGCAATCTGGCGCGTGAGGCGCTCCTGCACCTGGGGGCGGCGCGCATAGTACTGCACTACGCGGTTCAGCTTAGACAGACCCACCACCTTCTCTCCCGGCATGTACGCCACGTGTGCCTTCCCAATGATGGGCACAAAGTGGTGCTCACAGCAGGAAAACAGCGTAATGTCGCGCTCTACCAGCATTTGGTGGTAGTGGTAGCGGTTTTCAAACAGCCGCACCTCCGGCTGGTGCTCCGGGTTAAGCCCCCGGAACCACTCCTGCACATACATTTTAGCTACCCGCCGCGGCGTACCGCTCAGGCTGTCGTCGGTCAGATCAAGCCCCAGAAGGGTCATGATTTCCCGAAAATGGGGTTCAATGGCGGCAATTTTCTCCTGATCGGACAGCGCGAAGGCATCAGGCCGCAGCGGAGTCCGCAGGTCTAAAGGCAGGTGGGCGTCGGCCTCATGGCCGGGCACGGAGTTATCCATGGTATTCAACAAAGTTGCGCTCGGTCTCGAACAGGGTGACCGATAAGCCCAGGGGGGCTGCCAGGTGCGGACGTAGGCGTTGCCAGATGACCACGGCCATATTTTCGGCCGTTGGAATCAGGCTGCGGAAATCAGCAATATCCAGGTTCAAATTTCGGTGGTCAAAGGTATCCAGAATCTCGCTTTTAATCAGGGAGCTCAGGCGCTTCATGTCATACACGTAGCCCGTGTCCGGATCTATCTCACCGGTTACGCGCACCACCAGTTCGTAATTGTGCCCGTGGTAATTCACATTGGCACAAGGGCCAAATACCTCCGCATTGCGCTCATCCGTCCAGGCCGGATTGTACAATCGGTGGGCTGCATTAAAGTGCTCTTTTCGGCAAACGGTAACTTTCATAGTCGCCTTTTAACTCCTAGAGGTTGCTAATGTTTGGACAAGAGAGAAGAATTTATGGCGTTAAACGCTAGGATTCTTTGATTAATGTAATGTATAAAAGATATGATTGTGTTTATATAATAAAATCAACAAAATGTAAAAAAAAGAGAAGGGTGGCAGAAGGAAATGCCTAACCTATGGTTAAATTTGATGAGTCGGTTTGCCTCCACTGGCTCCACCCTAACCTATTGCATTTAACTACTTTTCAACACTCTCATCTATGAAACCAGGCATACTCTTAACCCTGCTGTTGATGTTTGTACTGACGGTGACTGGCTATGCTCAGAAGTCGCCGGTGGACGAAACGGAAATGGCTATCAAAGGCATCCCGCGTAAAGGCCAGCGGGTAACCATTCAGCTCGACAGCAAGCGGGTTGAGGATTCATGGCAAAAATGGATTACCGAGAAAATCGGTAAGGTAAAAGCTGATAAAGGCGTTTACACGATGGATGGTGTAGTAGTGGAGTCGATTTCCAAGACGCCAATCCGCATTATCAGCAAAGTGGACGCTACGCCAACCGGTACTACCGTTTGGTGGTCTATTGACTTGGGCAACGCTTACCTGAGCAAAGAGGCTACCCCCGTACAGTGGAAGTCGAGCGAGCAGTACCTGAAGGATTTCGCCCGCATGCTGTACCGCGAAGATCTGGCCCTGCAGGTAGCTGAAGCCGAAAAGGCACTGGTAGCTTCGCAGAACAACCACAACACGGTTATTGCCAAGTCCGACGCCATCCGTAAGGACATCGAGAAGAACAAGGTGAAGAAACTGGAAATTCAGCAGCAGCTGGTGCAGAACGCTGCCGAACTGCAGCAGTACAACAACCAGATTGACATGAACCTGAAAGAGCAGGAAGCGGCCCGCGCCGATATTGTTAACATGCGTGTGGCTCTGGAAGCCGTGAAAGAGCGCATGAACAAAATCGAGTAGTCGTTTCGCAACGCCTTTCTCTTATATAAAAAGCCCCGTCAGCTATCTGCCGGGGCTTTCTATTTGTGCTTGATACTGATTGTGATTTACATAGCGCCTTTCACAGCCTGCTCTGCCGCCCGTTCATCTTTCCAGCTTACTATTCGGATTTCGCCGGCCCGGCCCTGGTGCTGAAACCACTGGCGCACCATTTCCCGCACGCTAGGATAGTTCGTCGTTAGGTCTTGCCAGGACTCCACTTTGGGCAAAATCTGCTGACTGGGGCGGGCAGGAGTGGCTATGACAATATTCTTCATCGTGCCATTGTCATCAATAGTAAGCAGCGCCAAGGGTAACACCTCCAGTACAGTGCCCTGCGGCTGGGTTTCTGCCAGCACTAAGGCCTGCATGGGCAATTCTGACCCCGCCGGCCGGGTGCCGGGAATAAAGCCCTGGTTGCCCGGGCAGGGAAGGAACTCTACTACTTGCTCCAAGCCTGCGCGGTGCACCGCCCGAAACTGCTGCGTAGCCGGATCAAAGTACTGCAGATGGTTGGTGCCGGCTGGTACCTCTACTACAACCTGTAACAGCTTGCGCTCCGCAGAGAAAGTAGGCAGCTGGGCATAGTCCGTGCCGCAGCTGCTGGCAGAGCCCAGGAGCCCTGCCAGCAACAGTACGGAAAGCAGGCGTTTGCCCGCCCTATTTGGCCAATTGCTCATCCAGAATCCGGAAGGGGTTCAGGCTTTCCAGATGGAAGACAAACCGAATGTTATCGGTGAAGTCTTTACGGCTGCCGGGCAAACCATTTTCAAACTGTGAGCCCGCCACCGGCAGGTAGAACTGAAGCCGGTTTCCGAAGAAAGGTACTACTAGGCCGGCATCGTAAAATAACCGCTGGGCCTGACGGCCTTCCGCCACTGTAACTTTGTTCTGCATGGCGCCCAGGTCTACAAAAGCCTTGAGTGGGGTAACCGGCAAATCGGCCAGGACATTCAGCGAAGCCAGCCATTTGGTGCTGGTAGCCGGCATGTAGGCCTTAAAAGCACCGTCGCGGTCATCCGTCTGGTGGCGTTGGGCAGCCAGGGCCGGGGAAATCTGCTGGCGGTCCAGGAAAGCCGTCTGGTAGCGGTAGTCGGGGCTGCCGCTCAGGCCCAGCACGTAGGGCTGCGGCACGTCGCGGTCGGCCAGCAGGGAGTCGCTGGCCTGCGCCGAAATATTGGTCAGGAAGCGCCCGCCGAACAGTCGTATTTGAATGCTCTTCTTAGGAGCATAAAATTGCTCTACGGTAGCACTGGCGCGCAGCAGGTTCGCATTCCGCTCGTCTAACTCACGGTCACGCGTGAGCTTGTTGTACTCCACATCCGCATTCCACTTCAGGCGGGCATTGCCGCCTTTCACGCCGTACTCTATGGTCTGAATGCTGCTGGTATGCTTTTCATCCTGCAGATAAATAGAGGCCGAAGCGAATTTAACGCGGTGCTGGGGTGCATCGAAGTTGGTGGCGGGCAGCAGAAAGGTAATGCTGGGCTCTATTTTGCGGTAGCGCTCAAAGCGCTGCACCAGCACTCCGGTCACAATCTGGCGGGCGTAGCGGTCGGGCAGCACGTTCACATTCAGCATGCCGATGCCGTTCAGTTCTTTCTGATTGAAGCTGTACATGGGCATGGCCACATAGCTCAGGCGCTGCAGCACGGCCGGGCTGCTGTAGAAGGCCGCACCCACCATCAGCTTATCCGAGGTGTTGGCTCCCAGCACGGGCGTAAAGTTGATGGCGGCCCGGTCCCAGCGCTGCAAGCCCAGCAGCGGCTGCAGACGAATGGGCTCTACCCGCCGGAAACTGCCCTGTGTTTTCATCCGGTCGTCGCGGCGGTTGAGTTCTGGCGTCAGGTAAGTAGGGTCGATGACCACGGCCGCTACGTTTTCGCGGCGGAAGTTCAGTTGGGTTTCATCATCCTCATCGGTTACGCCCAGTACCGGCGTCCACTGGGTTTCCAGTACGCGGCCCTGCGCATCCAGGGAGGCAACCGGCACGGCAAATGGCGCGGGCGAGTCATTGCGCACCAGCACTTTCACGGTGTCAGTGGCCTGCACGTCGCTCACGGACGCATTGTAGGTGCGAGTATTATTCAGCATATCCTGAAAAAACCAGCTCAGCTTCTGGCCCGCGGTTTCTTCAAACACGGCCTGCATATCCTCGGGGTAGGGGTGGCGGAACTGCCACCGCTGGTAGTACGCCTGCATGGCCGCATCAAATTTATCCTGCCCCAGATAGGAGGCCAGATACTTCAGCTGCGCGGGCGCGGCCATATACAGCGCTACGCCATAGTTAATGTTGGTTAGCGTGGCCGAAGGCTGGCTGGGGGCCTGGTACAGCCCACGGCTGACCATGGCCTGATAAGGAAGGTAGGAGCCGGCCTGAATGGTTTGCTGGTCAACGCCCACAGAGGAGGCCGCTTTCCTCAGGAACGGGCTGCGCATGATTTTCGCATAGATGCCGCCGGCAGTGTCCAGGGCCAGTACGCGGTGATGAAAGTAAGTATTCACGCTTTCATCCATCCATGGGTGTTCCCGCTCATTGCTGGCCAGGATGCCGTAAAACCAGTTATGGCCTACCTCGTGCACCACGGCATCAGCAGAAACCTGCGTTACCGTAATCATGGGGTATTCCATACCGGCGCCTGCACTCAGGGCGCCGTCTACGGCCGTAGCCGACGCGTATGGATATTCGCCTACCCATTTAGAGTAGTTCAGGAGGGCCTTGTCTACGTTTTCCAGCGCCTTAATCCAGCGCATACCGTCTTTGTTCAGGAACATGACCCAGGAGGTTACCTGGCGGCCTGAAGGCAGCGTGACGCCGCTCTTCAGCACGTTAAAGCGCTTGTCGGCAAACCAGGCAAAGTCGTGAACCTTGTCCTGCACGTAGCGCAGGGTTTTGGTTTCGGGGCTGGAAGCCGGGAAAGACTCATCCTTACCGAAATCCTTGTCGGTTTTTTTCAGGGCCGTGGCCGCCGCCAACTGGTCCAGCCGGGCCTGCTCATCGGCATTCTGCAGTACGCCGGTAGCGCCCACCACGTAGTTGGCGGGCAGGGTAATGCGAACATCAAACGAGCCGAAGTCGGAGTAAAACTCGCCGTTTTGCAGGTAGGGCATCTGGTGCCAGCCTTTGCGGTCGTACACGGCAGGCTTGGGGTACCATTGCGTTACCTGGTAAGACTGGCCCAGGTGACTCATGCGGGAGAAGGACTCCGGCAGCTTCACGCGGAAGGGCGTGGTAATGGTGATAGTGGCGCCCGGCGCCAGCGGCTGCGGCAGCACCAGCCGGGCTACATCGGGGTTGTTGGGGTCAACCTCCAGGCTGGTGGGCTGCCCGTTTACTTTGAAATCGAGCTGATCAATAAAGCCGCGCTGCTCGGGCTTGGCAAATTCAAACTTCAGGTCGCCGTTGCGGCGCAGCTGCTTGGCCAGGGCGGTGGTATTGTCGCGGTAGGCATTTGGCCAGAGGTGAAACCAGATAAAGGTGAGCTGGTCGGGGGAGTTGTTGGTATACTGCAGCTCTTCTTTGCCCGTGAGCATGTGCTGCTGGTCATCCAGTACTACATCAATAGAATACTTTGCCTCCTGCTGCCAATAGGCGGCCGGAGTACTGGTGGACTGAGCGTAGCTGAACAAGGGGGAAAGGGCCAGCACGCAGCCACTTAGAAATTTTCTCATATTAAAGGGGATAGGGAGAATACCGGTGCGAAAATACGCTTACTGAATTGAATTCTGCCGCACAACCTTCGCCAAGGTCCGCGCGTTTTCCTGAAGTCTGATCTTTCACGACCGCCCGGCGGTGCAACGTTCCTTTCTATGGCTTTCCAGAAAATACCTAAAGACGACACCCAGCACCAGAACCATCTGGACGGTACGGCCAAGCTGCTGGGGCAAAATCTGCAGCAGCAGGTAGATGGTGCCGGCCTCGATAACCACCTGCAAGGCTGGATTGAGGATCTGAAGCATCTAAACAACCCAGACCTGCACGAAATGGTGGTAGACCTCCAGGAGCTGAAAGCACATATGCATAGCGGAACCCTCGATAATCTGGTTATCGCGCACCTGCTACGCCGCTTGGGCAACAATACCACCCGCGCGGCCAATTTCGCCGAAAACCCAAATACCGCCGAACGGGTCCTGAAACTGGCCGATGCGCTGGTTGCGGCCGCAGATCAGCTAACCAGTTAGAATAGCTGCGCCAGACCCACAGCCCGGAAAGCGGAGAAACTTGTCAACAAGCTTCGCGAAATCGGCTTAGCC carries:
- a CDS encoding transglycosylase domain-containing protein; its protein translation is MSASNSSKSPAQTVPRRRWPNILTRAIWGAFVVGLGVFLLYPILVSTNFLFLFGKSPSLEELENPKVEQASELYTSDGVMIGRYFRENRVPVPYSKMSPMLVKALIATEDVRYYKHSGIDAQALLGTVYAVVQGDKRGGSTITQQLAKNLYKTRRGETRGLLGYIPVVSTVISKTKEWLTAVELEKRYTKEEILRMYLNTVDYGSSSFGIKVAAKTFFSTSPDSLKPEEAAMLIGAVNAPTTYNARFHPEAALRRRNLVLERMGQAGYLSADSVKMLQQRPISLRYQVERHVDGPENYFRGAVSQFVNKWCEKNGYDMYRDGLKIYTTIDSRMQAHAEEALQSRMKALQRSFDNFWRNRGSNPWVDEDGKEIPNFIENQMKRTDQYKLLAARYKGRPDLLDSALHHKRPMKVFTWKGDGDTTLVLSPLDSLAYYKHFLHAGMMTMDPFSGHVKAWVGGINFRFFKYDHVKQGKRQAGSTFKPFVYLTAIDNGYSPCDRIRDQHVTIKYVENGQDMEWKPDNVTREYTGINMTLRTAMARSINSVTAQLTELVGWENVVKYAHKVGIQSTLLPVPSIGLGSAGDVNVYEMVGAYSTFVNTGFRTEPMYITRIEDRNGNVIKQFDPVQKRVIPAETAWLMLYMLRGGMDEPGGTSQGLWDYELWKKNNQIGGKTGTTSNYSDGWYMGVTKDLVTGVWVGGEDRSIHFFRSQQGEGGRMALPIFGTYMEKLYQDRNLDITMGPFPKPTVKISKKYVCYTEEPRPKRAEPVDSIVVDNLLEQINSGAVAVPDSL
- a CDS encoding TIGR01777 family oxidoreductase, giving the protein MPNSTNESARKVLIAGGTGLIGTRLSEMLIDAGYDVAHVSRQSGASHYRRFRWDLRAKTIDEAAVPYADYIINLAGSSVSDGKWTDERKRDIMESRLGGTNLLVRELRERPNHVRAFISASAIGIYGDAGDKIVNEETPPASSKDFLADVAHQWELAAEQAATLGVRTVISRIGIVLSDQGGALPSMARPVKLMAGAPLGSGQQFMSWIHLDDLCRLIIQMMEEGHWEGTYNAVAPNPVRNKEFTQMLADVMHRPLVLPKVPEFGLKLMMGEMSEIVLASQRVSAEKILHEGFTFEYPHLHEALESFYGEDE
- the folE gene encoding GTP cyclohydrolase I FolE → MDNSVPGHEADAHLPLDLRTPLRPDAFALSDQEKIAAIEPHFREIMTLLGLDLTDDSLSGTPRRVAKMYVQEWFRGLNPEHQPEVRLFENRYHYHQMLVERDITLFSCCEHHFVPIIGKAHVAYMPGEKVVGLSKLNRVVQYYARRPQVQERLTRQIAEELKHALHTNDVAVLIEADHLCVMSRGVNDTSSSTITAEYSGIFLQQEHYRTEFLRLIGK
- a CDS encoding 6-pyruvoyl trahydropterin synthase family protein, whose amino-acid sequence is MKVTVCRKEHFNAAHRLYNPAWTDERNAEVFGPCANVNYHGHNYELVVRVTGEIDPDTGYVYDMKRLSSLIKSEILDTFDHRNLNLDIADFRSLIPTAENMAVVIWQRLRPHLAAPLGLSVTLFETERNFVEYHG
- a CDS encoding inorganic diphosphatase; the protein is MLAGLLGSASSCGTDYAQLPTFSAERKLLQVVVEVPAGTNHLQYFDPATQQFRAVHRAGLEQVVEFLPCPGNQGFIPGTRPAGSELPMQALVLAETQPQGTVLEVLPLALLTIDDNGTMKNIVIATPARPSQQILPKVESWQDLTTNYPSVREMVRQWFQHQGRAGEIRIVSWKDERAAEQAVKGAM
- a CDS encoding M1 family metallopeptidase, whose translation is MRKFLSGCVLALSPLFSYAQSTSTPAAYWQQEAKYSIDVVLDDQQHMLTGKEELQYTNNSPDQLTFIWFHLWPNAYRDNTTALAKQLRRNGDLKFEFAKPEQRGFIDQLDFKVNGQPTSLEVDPNNPDVARLVLPQPLAPGATITITTPFRVKLPESFSRMSHLGQSYQVTQWYPKPAVYDRKGWHQMPYLQNGEFYSDFGSFDVRITLPANYVVGATGVLQNADEQARLDQLAAATALKKTDKDFGKDESFPASSPETKTLRYVQDKVHDFAWFADKRFNVLKSGVTLPSGRQVTSWVMFLNKDGMRWIKALENVDKALLNYSKWVGEYPYASATAVDGALSAGAGMEYPMITVTQVSADAVVHEVGHNWFYGILASNEREHPWMDESVNTYFHHRVLALDTAGGIYAKIMRSPFLRKAASSVGVDQQTIQAGSYLPYQAMVSRGLYQAPSQPSATLTNINYGVALYMAAPAQLKYLASYLGQDKFDAAMQAYYQRWQFRHPYPEDMQAVFEETAGQKLSWFFQDMLNNTRTYNASVSDVQATDTVKVLVRNDSPAPFAVPVASLDAQGRVLETQWTPVLGVTDEDDETQLNFRRENVAAVVIDPTYLTPELNRRDDRMKTQGSFRRVEPIRLQPLLGLQRWDRAAINFTPVLGANTSDKLMVGAAFYSSPAVLQRLSYVAMPMYSFNQKELNGIGMLNVNVLPDRYARQIVTGVLVQRFERYRKIEPSITFLLPATNFDAPQHRVKFASASIYLQDEKHTSSIQTIEYGVKGGNARLKWNADVEYNKLTRDRELDERNANLLRASATVEQFYAPKKSIQIRLFGGRFLTNISAQASDSLLADRDVPQPYVLGLSGSPDYRYQTAFLDRQQISPALAAQRHQTDDRDGAFKAYMPATSTKWLASLNVLADLPVTPLKAFVDLGAMQNKVTVAEGRQAQRLFYDAGLVVPFFGNRLQFYLPVAGSQFENGLPGSRKDFTDNIRFVFHLESLNPFRILDEQLAK